A single region of the Musa acuminata AAA Group cultivar baxijiao chromosome BXJ1-11, Cavendish_Baxijiao_AAA, whole genome shotgun sequence genome encodes:
- the LOC135596947 gene encoding uncharacterized protein LOC135596947 isoform X1: protein MGRGGRVVYKRATAGRRRRRRSKASDDDDDDDEEYVLGEEEEEESSDEPLASDGEEDEYEFGESTGGSDDDDELEFLAPRSKPRKAPSKPKRRVKKSRVWDDDDDDDYEEEEEEEEEEDDEEEDRVDFSIRKKGERRKKAGVRSRRQKPRAWDSEEEVREEEDDDGDEDFSPDEQDFEDEEASVISEFKRKGGNPKQGGKKRKPRALKRKKGKRSRPHRSGEDDDFIVKDRVAVDRKSKKPKETGRRKVSTSWAIKNKSPVESDTSDFDFVTSDDDFMEDTVLLNRPEINNKHFRKTNTKRKRGKVMVSSDKSESSLDGDYMISEEELRDLGVGGVLDQPQLKRISAGMKGDKKGKEKENDELGKPLCGICLSEEQRMTVRGVLNCCTHYFCFACIMEWSKVESRCPVCKRRFGTITKSSRSDPGFGLRKAVIKVEKRDQVYQPSEEEIRRMMDPYENVVCIECHQGGDDSLMLLCDICDSPAHTYCVGLGREVPEGNWYCECCRSAGDGSSYLQNERIVTDQAANGSDFLVTPVRMEDVAVRDNTNLQRSSQPSLQEIDLNVSPRSVEDYGSTSQFFGAGAATLSGRRAIHQRIRILLSNSRPRQISAETDVLRENMASGVMTSEVRESGESLHSSQGFSSWNRGSAAEQCHHNNRPSVQSNANLVQCATESSSFQHVNGAKEQVHSMVKSHLKELSSGSPLDRITFKEFARRSTHTVLAACGIKHHRRMVSVPVHPPGCCSHVSDQEQVVVTQGCCLSCFSSYVKDVVQKILHAT, encoded by the exons ATGGGAAGAGGAGGGAGGGTCGTCTACAAGCGGGCGACCGCCGGACGGAGGCGTAGGCGCCGATCCAAGgcctccgacgacgacgacgacgatgacgaggaGTACGTtttgggagaggaggaggaggaggagagctcTGACGAACCCCTCGCTTCCGACGGCGAGGAAGACGAATACGAGTTCGGCGAGTCCACCGGTGGctccgatgatgatgatgagctgGAGTTCTTGGCGCCGAGATCGAAGCCCCGAAAGGCCCCTTCCAAACCCAAGAGGAGGGTGAAGAAATCTAGGGTTTGGGATGACGATGACGACGATGattacgaggaggaggaggaggaggaggaggaagaagacgacgaggaggaggatcGAGTGGATTTTTCGATTCGGAAGAagggggagaggaggaagaaggctgGGGTTAGATCTCGCCGTCAGAAGCCTAGGGCTTGGGATTCTGAGGAAGAGGtaagggaggaagaagacgatGATGGGGATGAGGATTTCTCGCCCGATGAGCAAGATTTTGAGGATGAAGAGGCATCTGTGATTTCGGAATTTAAAAGGAAAGGAGGAAATCCGAAGCAAGGTGGGAAGAAGCGGAAGCCGAGGGCTTTGAAACGAAAGAAAGGGAAAAGGAGCAGGCCACACAGATCTGGCGAAGATGATGATTTCATAGTGAAAGATCGTGTTGCGGTTGATAGAAAGTCGAAAAAACCTAAGGAAACAGGGAGGAGGAAAGTCTCAACATCGTGGGCTATCAAGAATAAGTCGCCAGTGGAATCAGATACATCCGATTTTGATTTTGTAActtcagatgatgatttcatggAGGACACGGTTTTGTTAAATAGACCGGAGATTAACAACAAACATTTCAGGAAGACAAACACAAAAAGAAAACGGGGAAAGGTTATGGTCTCGTCTGATAAATCAGAGTCTTCTTTAGATGGTGATTATATGATTTCTGAGGAAGAATTAAGGGATCTGGGAGTTGGTGGGGTTTTGGATCAGCCTCAGCTGAAGAGGATATCTGCTGGAATGAAGGGCGACAAGAAGGGCAAGGAGAAAGAAAACGATGAGCTGGGGAAGCCGCTCTGCGGGATCTGTTTATCAGAGGAGCAGAGGATGACAGTTCGAGGAGTGTTGAATTGCTGCACACATTATTTCTGCTTTGCATGCATAATGGAATGGTCAAAGGTTGAGTCACGATGTCCTGTTTGCAAGCGGAGGTTTGGGACCATTACCAAGTCATCAAGGTCAGATCCAGGGTTTGGGTTGCGGAAAGCAGTTATAAAAGTTGAAAAGCGTGATCAG GTCTATCAACCTTCTGAAGAAGAAATAAGACGAATGATGGATCCTTATGAGAATGTAGTATGTATAGAGTGTCATCAAGGTGGAGATGATAGTCTCATGTTACTCTGTGATATCTGCGATTCACCTGCACACACATATTGTGTTGGTCTTGGAAGGGAAGTACCAGAAGGCAATTGGTACTGTGAATGCTGTAGGTCTGCTGGTGATGGTTCATCATATTTGCAAAATGAGCGTATTGTGACTGATCAAGCAGCAAACGGTAGTGATTTTTTGGTCACTCCTGTTAGAATGGAGGATGTTGCAGTTCGTGATAATACGAATTTGCAGAGATCAAGTCAACCTTCCTTGCAAGAAATTGATCTGAATGTCTCTCCTAGGTCGGTGGAAGATTATGGATCTACATCTCAGTTTTTTGGAGCTGGGGCAGCGACTCTTTCTGGAAGACGTGCAATACATCAACGTATACGCATTTTGTTGTCCAACAGTAGACCAAGGCAGATCTCTGCAGAAACTGATGTGCTTCGTGAGAACATGGCAAGTGGTGTTATGACATCAGAAGTAAGAGAAAGTGGGGAAAGCCTACATAGTTCTCAGGGGTTCAGTTCTTGGAACAGGGGGTCAGCTGCTGAACAGTGCCATCACAACAATAGGCCTTCTGTTCAGTCTAATGCTAATTTGGTTCAATGTGCAACTGAAAGCAGTAGTTTCCAACATGTGAATGGTGCCAAGGAACAAGTCCACTCCATGGTAAAAAGCCATTTAAAAGAACTATCCAGCGGTTCTCCACTTG
- the LOC135596947 gene encoding uncharacterized protein LOC135596947 isoform X2 encodes MGRGGRVVYKRATAGRRRRRRSKASDDDDDDDEEYVLGEEEEEESSDEPLASDGEEDEYEFGESTGGSDDDDELEFLAPRSKPRKAPSKPKRRVKKSRVWDDDDDDDYEEEEEEEEEEDDEEEDRVDFSIRKKGERRKKAGVRSRRQKPRAWDSEEEVREEEDDDGDEDFSPDEQDFEDEEASVISEFKRKGGNPKQGGKKRKPRALKRKKGKRSRPHRSGEDDDFIVKDRVAVDRKSKKPKETGRRKVSTSWAIKNKSPVESDTSDFDFVTSDDDFMEDTVLLNRPEINNKHFRKTNTKRKRGKVMVSSDKSESSLDGDYMISEEELRDLGVGGVLDQPQLKRISAGMKGDKKGKEKENDELGKPLCGICLSEEQRMTVRGVLNCCTHYFCFACIMEWSKVESRCPVCKRRFGTITKSSRSDPGFGLRKAVIKVEKRDQVYQPSEEEIRRMMDPYENVVCIECHQGGDDSLMLLCDICDSPAHTYCVGLGREVPEGNWYCECCRSAGDGSSYLQNERIVTDQAANGSDFLVTPVRMEDVAVRDNTNLQRSSQPSLQEIDLNVSPRSVEDYGSTSQFFGAGAATLSGRRAIHQRIRILLSNSRPRQISAETDVLRENMASGVMTSEVRESGESLHSSQGFSSWNRGSAAEQCHHNNRPSVQSNANLVQCATESSSFQHVNGAKEQVHSMVKSHLKELSSGSPLVAMLMCFWESYQVLRAAAHNLACT; translated from the exons ATGGGAAGAGGAGGGAGGGTCGTCTACAAGCGGGCGACCGCCGGACGGAGGCGTAGGCGCCGATCCAAGgcctccgacgacgacgacgacgatgacgaggaGTACGTtttgggagaggaggaggaggaggagagctcTGACGAACCCCTCGCTTCCGACGGCGAGGAAGACGAATACGAGTTCGGCGAGTCCACCGGTGGctccgatgatgatgatgagctgGAGTTCTTGGCGCCGAGATCGAAGCCCCGAAAGGCCCCTTCCAAACCCAAGAGGAGGGTGAAGAAATCTAGGGTTTGGGATGACGATGACGACGATGattacgaggaggaggaggaggaggaggaggaagaagacgacgaggaggaggatcGAGTGGATTTTTCGATTCGGAAGAagggggagaggaggaagaaggctgGGGTTAGATCTCGCCGTCAGAAGCCTAGGGCTTGGGATTCTGAGGAAGAGGtaagggaggaagaagacgatGATGGGGATGAGGATTTCTCGCCCGATGAGCAAGATTTTGAGGATGAAGAGGCATCTGTGATTTCGGAATTTAAAAGGAAAGGAGGAAATCCGAAGCAAGGTGGGAAGAAGCGGAAGCCGAGGGCTTTGAAACGAAAGAAAGGGAAAAGGAGCAGGCCACACAGATCTGGCGAAGATGATGATTTCATAGTGAAAGATCGTGTTGCGGTTGATAGAAAGTCGAAAAAACCTAAGGAAACAGGGAGGAGGAAAGTCTCAACATCGTGGGCTATCAAGAATAAGTCGCCAGTGGAATCAGATACATCCGATTTTGATTTTGTAActtcagatgatgatttcatggAGGACACGGTTTTGTTAAATAGACCGGAGATTAACAACAAACATTTCAGGAAGACAAACACAAAAAGAAAACGGGGAAAGGTTATGGTCTCGTCTGATAAATCAGAGTCTTCTTTAGATGGTGATTATATGATTTCTGAGGAAGAATTAAGGGATCTGGGAGTTGGTGGGGTTTTGGATCAGCCTCAGCTGAAGAGGATATCTGCTGGAATGAAGGGCGACAAGAAGGGCAAGGAGAAAGAAAACGATGAGCTGGGGAAGCCGCTCTGCGGGATCTGTTTATCAGAGGAGCAGAGGATGACAGTTCGAGGAGTGTTGAATTGCTGCACACATTATTTCTGCTTTGCATGCATAATGGAATGGTCAAAGGTTGAGTCACGATGTCCTGTTTGCAAGCGGAGGTTTGGGACCATTACCAAGTCATCAAGGTCAGATCCAGGGTTTGGGTTGCGGAAAGCAGTTATAAAAGTTGAAAAGCGTGATCAG GTCTATCAACCTTCTGAAGAAGAAATAAGACGAATGATGGATCCTTATGAGAATGTAGTATGTATAGAGTGTCATCAAGGTGGAGATGATAGTCTCATGTTACTCTGTGATATCTGCGATTCACCTGCACACACATATTGTGTTGGTCTTGGAAGGGAAGTACCAGAAGGCAATTGGTACTGTGAATGCTGTAGGTCTGCTGGTGATGGTTCATCATATTTGCAAAATGAGCGTATTGTGACTGATCAAGCAGCAAACGGTAGTGATTTTTTGGTCACTCCTGTTAGAATGGAGGATGTTGCAGTTCGTGATAATACGAATTTGCAGAGATCAAGTCAACCTTCCTTGCAAGAAATTGATCTGAATGTCTCTCCTAGGTCGGTGGAAGATTATGGATCTACATCTCAGTTTTTTGGAGCTGGGGCAGCGACTCTTTCTGGAAGACGTGCAATACATCAACGTATACGCATTTTGTTGTCCAACAGTAGACCAAGGCAGATCTCTGCAGAAACTGATGTGCTTCGTGAGAACATGGCAAGTGGTGTTATGACATCAGAAGTAAGAGAAAGTGGGGAAAGCCTACATAGTTCTCAGGGGTTCAGTTCTTGGAACAGGGGGTCAGCTGCTGAACAGTGCCATCACAACAATAGGCCTTCTGTTCAGTCTAATGCTAATTTGGTTCAATGTGCAACTGAAAGCAGTAGTTTCCAACATGTGAATGGTGCCAAGGAACAAGTCCACTCCATGGTAAAAAGCCATTTAAAAGAACTATCCAGCGGTTCTCCACTTG
- the LOC135596949 gene encoding protein DEHYDRATION-INDUCED 19 homolog 2-like — protein sequence MESDAWSRLSPAASKRHQSAPHSRYADASRDLSLRGWRDLYLGFEELDGGEDDPRAEFPCPFCSEDFDIVGLCCHIDDEHPVEAKNGVCPVCAASVGLDLVGHLTTQHGSFFKMQRRRKCRRGSFAPRTMLSLLRKDLREGNLQALLGGSSYGAPPPPTATPDPFISSLIYTLPLDESLKDARPESFDEGTLVSKSSDEKVVDRIEPSLSDKDQKERAQRSEFVQGLVLSTIFDDAL from the exons ATGGAATCCGATGCGTGGAGCCGATTGTCACCGGCCGCATCGAAGCGCCACCAGTCCGCGCCCCATTCGCGATACGCCGACGCGTCTCGGGATCTCAGCCTTCGCGGCTGGAGAG ATTTGTATCTTGGGTTCGAGGAGTTAGATGGAGGCGAGGATGACCCGCGCGCGGAGTTCCCTTGCCCGTTCTGTTCTGAGGATTTCGATATCGTCGGGCTTTGCTGCCATATCGATGATGAGCACCCCGTGGAGGCTAAGAATGGG GTATGTCCTGTCTGCGCAGCTAGCGTGGGGCTTGACTTGGTTGGTCATTTGACAACACAACATGGGAGCTTTTTCAAGAT GCAGCGTAGGAGAAAATGCCGCAGAGGATCATTTGCACCCCGTACTATGCTTTCTCTGTTGAGAAAGGACCTGAGAGAGGGCAATCTGCAAGCTCTTCTAGGGGGATCTTCCTATggggctcctcctcctcctacagcAACACCTGATCCGTTTATATCATCACTAATTTATACTTTGCCTTTGGATGAGTCTTTGAAAGATGCACGACCAGAATCTTTTGATGAAGGAACACTTGTCAGCAAGAGTTCAGATGAAAAAGTGGTTGATAG GATTGAACCGTCTCTGTCAGACAAGGATCAGAAAGAGAGGGCTCAGAGGAGCGAATTCGTGCAGGGGCTTGTGCTGTCTACTATCTTTGACGACGCATTGTAA
- the LOC103970458 gene encoding acyl transferase 9: protein MPLLILQCASAPSGELPFSPPLASHWPALPTSLNPLRAIAMAIFSTESSLYSHKDRAWQENAEPGETFLAMDFSVTKLTEGLVAPAGPTPAGTLPLSVMDKTPGSVVLVDSIHVFRYGRQPAKIIREALSRALVFYYPVAGRFAMTDQDELEVACTADGVYFIDASASCSLEDVNYLQLPLSVPKESILPYPTPDAGQTEGIVILLMQVTEFTCGGFTVGIRSSHAIFDGIGAGQFFQAISDIARGCTEPLVKPIWCRDAIPSPPKLQRGPPPPLLTFKFVDTILDISSDHINRIKDEFIKKTGTFCSTFDVLTAKVWQSRTRAIQLEEHSTVRIGFAANARHLLYKSLLKEEGYYGNCAYPMTITAPRQKVADGSLLEVISLIKDAKQSLPIRFSKWMMGDPQEDPFKEPIDYGFLSISDWSRVGLSKVDYGWGTPIHFCPVNDYNFFGSCIFLRPPAPKQGLRLMARCVVKEESASFRDQLMEFATER, encoded by the exons ATGCCATTGCTGATCCTTCAGTGCGCATCTGCGCCCAGTGGAGAGCTTCCTTTTTCTCCTCCACTTGCTTCCCACTGGCCCGCTTTGCCTACCAGTCTTAATCCACTGCGAGCAATTGCCATGGCCATTTTCTCCACCGAATCCAGTCTATATAGCCACAAAGATAGGGCTTGGCAGGAGAACGCTGAACCAGGAGAAACATTCCTCGCCATGGACTTCTCTGTGACCAAGCTGACTGAGGGGCTGGTTGCACCGGCGGGGCCGACCCCGGCCGGCACCCTCCCCCTCTCCGTCATGGACAAAACCCCAGGTTCGGTTGTACTCGTGGACTCCATACACGTGTTCCGCTACGGTCGACAGCCCGCAAAGATCATAAGGGAAGCACTGTCCAGGGCCTTGGTGTTCTACTACCCTGTGGCCGGCCGCTTCGCCATGACCGACCAGGACGAGCTCGAGGTCGCTTGCACCGCAGACGGCGTGTACTTCATCGACGCATCCGCCAGCTGCAGCCTCGAAGATGTCAATTACCTTCAGCTGCCTCTCTCGGTGCCCAAGGAATCCATACTCCCGTATCCAACCCCTGATGCAGGGCAGACGGAGGGCATCGTTATTCTGTTGATGCAG GTTACAGAGTTTACATGTGGGGGTTTCACGGTGGGCATCAGATCCAGCCATGCAATTTTCGATGGCATCGGAGCAGGTCAGTTCTTCCAAGCCATTTCCGACATAGCCAGAGGTTGCACAGAACCCCTGGTCAAACCCATATGGTGCAGAGACGCCATCCCCAGCCCGCCTAAGCTGCAACGAGGACCGCCGCCGCCACTACTCACCTTCAAGTTCGTAGACACCATACTGGACATCTCCTCAGACCACATCAACCGGATCAAGGACGAATTCATCAAGAAGACAGGCACGTTCTGCTCCACGTTCGACGTATTGACAGCCAAGGTTTGGCAGAGCCGAACACGAGCGATCCAGCTGGAGGAACACTCCACCGTTCGCATCGGTTTCGCGGCAAACGCTCGTCACTTGCTCTACAAATCGCTGCTCAAGGAGGAAGGCTACTATGGGAACTGTGCCTACCCCATGACCATCACGGCTCCTCGACAGAAGGTCGCGGATGGATCTCTGCTCGAAGTCATAAGCCTCATCAAAGATGCAAAGCAGAGTCTGCCGATCAGGTTCTCCAAGTGGATGATGGGCGACCCCCAGGAGGATCCATTCAAAGAGCCAATCGACTACGGATTCCTGTCCATATCAGATTGGAGTCGAGTTGGGTTATCAAAGGTAGACTACGGCTGGGGAACGCCGATCCACTTTTGCCCAGTGAATGACTACAATTTCTTTGGTTCGTGCATCTTTCTCAGGCCACCTGCACCCAAGCAGGGGTTGAGGTTGATGGCGCGTTGTGTCGTAAAGGAGGAATCGGCATCCTTCCGAGATCAATTAATGGAGTTTGCCACCGAAAGATAG